Proteins from a genomic interval of Microcoleus sp. bin38.metabat.b11b12b14.051:
- a CDS encoding COP23 domain-containing protein, protein MKYKILIGLVVSTITNIIICQPSNAENSNFFCGILNKQPVTLMRTVRGNVAMIRWVSHNYFPPPWTAQRRCQEVARRFQRNYDNGNLKYIIPGRLNGEPVVCAALKKSDRCTNINLLFTLKQGANADQTLQRLMDRGALAAGYVLSEDGSAAVDVEIYLDEATVEPNVSPIENETDTKP, encoded by the coding sequence ATGAAGTACAAAATTTTGATAGGCTTAGTTGTCTCGACAATCACAAATATTATTATTTGTCAACCAAGCAATGCAGAAAACAGTAATTTCTTCTGCGGCATACTCAACAAACAGCCTGTTACTTTAATGCGTACTGTGCGGGGTAACGTCGCGATGATTCGCTGGGTTTCTCACAACTATTTTCCGCCACCGTGGACTGCACAAAGACGCTGCCAAGAAGTGGCTAGGAGATTTCAGCGAAACTATGATAACGGCAATCTAAAATATATCATACCTGGAAGGCTTAATGGAGAACCAGTGGTATGTGCAGCTCTTAAAAAAAGCGATCGTTGTACAAATATAAATTTGTTATTCACCCTCAAGCAGGGAGCTAATGCTGACCAGACTTTGCAAAGATTAATGGATCGTGGCGCATTGGCGGCTGGATATGTTCTATCTGAAGATGGATCTGCTGCTGTTGATGTGGAGATATATTTAGATGAAGCAACGGTTGAGCCAAATGTTTCTCCTATCGAGAATGAAACAGACACAAAACCTTAA
- a CDS encoding serine/threonine-protein kinase, translated as MIGHTLAGRYYILELLGEGSFGQTYLAQDRKRSGNLRCVVKQLKPHNDPHTLQVARRLFKTETETLHKLGTHSQIPELLDNFEENQEFYLVQELIEGKDLSKELIPGNRLREFEVIAILQDIIETLVFIQQHKVIHRDIKPSNLMRRSSDGRIVLIDFGAVKQISTQVANSIGQRPATVSIGTHGYMPPEQKLGDPNFCSDIYAVGMIGIECLTGTFPNQLPKNADGEVIWRNQAEVSNDFAKILDKMVRSDCHKRYQLASEVLQDVNKLRISSNPPPAASTLLSSPSNLFTLMSTWTREHKIGLVGIILAVIFGVSAVFTPEIRKIMGLEDADRFTSYENLENSLKMKYPGNWDKQALSNAVSQEVVKFISPIQKDGDRFQEQVTVMVERSSNKTLDDYTKSSKQEILKLDKNAKIVEDRESTLAEQSGHRVVYTTKQGDLDLKKLQVWTLKHDRAYLITYQAEAGKYEEFLPVVEKMIKSVEVQGGK; from the coding sequence CGATCGGGCAATCTTCGGTGTGTAGTCAAGCAACTAAAACCGCACAACGATCCGCATACTTTACAAGTAGCGAGACGTTTATTTAAAACAGAAACAGAAACCCTCCACAAGCTAGGGACTCATTCTCAAATTCCTGAACTCTTGGATAACTTTGAAGAAAATCAAGAATTTTATTTAGTTCAAGAGTTGATTGAAGGGAAAGATTTAAGTAAAGAACTTATCCCTGGTAACAGGTTGCGCGAGTTTGAAGTTATTGCCATTTTGCAAGATATCATCGAAACATTAGTATTTATTCAGCAGCATAAAGTCATCCATCGGGATATTAAACCTTCTAATTTAATGAGGCGCAGTTCTGACGGTAGAATAGTTTTGATTGACTTTGGAGCTGTCAAACAGATTAGCACTCAAGTAGCTAACTCTATCGGGCAAAGACCGGCAACTGTTTCAATTGGTACACATGGCTATATGCCGCCGGAACAAAAATTAGGAGATCCTAACTTTTGTAGCGATATATATGCTGTGGGAATGATTGGTATTGAATGTCTGACTGGTACATTTCCCAATCAGTTACCCAAAAATGCTGATGGTGAAGTTATTTGGCGCAATCAAGCAGAAGTTAGCAACGATTTTGCTAAAATCTTGGATAAAATGGTGCGATCGGATTGCCACAAGCGCTACCAGTTAGCCTCCGAAGTGTTGCAAGATGTTAACAAGTTAAGAATTTCATCAAATCCCCCTCCGGCAGCTTCTACTTTATTATCATCACCTTCTAACTTATTTACATTAATGAGTACCTGGACGCGAGAACATAAAATAGGTTTAGTTGGTATTATTTTGGCTGTCATATTTGGCGTGTCAGCCGTATTTACACCAGAAATTAGAAAAATTATGGGATTGGAGGATGCCGATCGTTTTACGAGTTATGAAAATTTGGAAAATTCACTCAAGATGAAATATCCCGGAAATTGGGATAAACAAGCACTGTCTAATGCTGTTTCTCAAGAGGTTGTTAAATTTATTTCACCTATACAAAAAGATGGCGATCGCTTTCAAGAACAGGTAACTGTCATGGTTGAACGTAGTAGCAATAAGACCCTCGATGACTATACTAAATCATCTAAACAAGAAATATTAAAGTTAGATAAAAATGCCAAAATAGTTGAAGATCGTGAATCTACTCTGGCAGAGCAAAGCGGGCATAGAGTTGTTTATACAACAAAACAAGGCGATCTAGATTTGAAAAAGTTGCAGGTTTGGACTCTGAAACACGATCGCGCTTATTTGATTACTTATCAGGCTGAAGCAGGGAAGTATGAGGAGTTTTTGCCAGTTGTTGAAAAAATGATTAAGTCCGTTGAAGTTCAAGGCGGCAAATAA